A stretch of the Butyricicoccus intestinisimiae genome encodes the following:
- a CDS encoding PD-(D/E)XK nuclease family protein — protein sequence MKLMIGRAGTGKTTEILRRIAARETSGKRQILIVPELASHEYERLLAQATNNRGARFAEVLTFRRIANRVFSEAGGLAEVQLTPAGRLLVLYEAVRASADALDVYSGAIRRPDVLRDLLQIIDEMKTNGITPEQMLQASAEAEGHLAEKLRDLGQIGAVYETLTQEDLPDPRDQMTKIAQRLPDCTIFDGAELYLDRFDQFNKQELEILAALLRRHVPMTIALTGDLHQPELFPETMHAVSRLKRLAGAHGESLDIERMEQMVMPRPHDLKIAEAYGLSAGTQQFDSDQTSIHLHAAGNLFSECEFAAAYIRKLLRETDARRRDIVVTARNFDAYAPVLELVFERYQIPIFLSEKHDILQKPVLALVGSALHTVTNGWRYEDMFAYLKTGFAGLTAEECDLLENYVLFRRIRGSKWLQPFAGHPDSFGGELDDKAREKLAALNVLREKAVQPLLALQQDLEQAQTAAQYAQALYAFLERIGAPDSIAARAQLHEDAGRLQTAEEYRQLWEILMQAMEQFAWVQGDTEMETDAFVTMLGLVLTEYDVGTIPVSLDRVTCGSIDRVCKTGIPHLLVLGVNDGVLPSAGEGGGILSDSDRAQLLGLEVELETSEERMEQEQAALYRVLASASQDLLLSWSTAGADGEKRPSFLVGALRQLLSGLPETRENELEQSYRLEAERPRFDLACCGASRDSSPAAQAALRAQPTPIQPMEQSVRGPLRNPDVVHQLYGKKLRMTASRVDAFYRCQYAYFLRYGLRAKERRRASFDAPETGTFLHFVLEHTLKQVREQYPDRLPETETVHKLARRWTTIYVETQLGGLEQYSARFRHLFRRLLHMTDSVLDNLLEEMARSDFEPIDFELDFSWQGDLPPILINSAGETLELNGKVDRVDGYVQDGTLYIRVLDYKSGAKKFELADLWYGLNVQLLLYLFAIEKQGLQRYQDKLAQRIDRIVPAGALYVPAKQVVVDAKRDAAEEELDAMRKKQLRRSGLLLDEKAILDAMEHDVKKDAAFLPLGYLASGDKPNKSSLSNLASIEKLGKLSGHIRRVLGEMGHELMHGSMDAKPVRRGPAEDTCAWCPYRAICRFDTRLGDKPHTIKKIPAEEFWQGIAEEEKGEHKHGRFMDR from the coding sequence ATGAAGCTGATGATAGGGCGTGCGGGAACCGGAAAGACCACAGAGATTCTGCGGCGCATTGCCGCACGGGAAACGAGCGGGAAACGACAAATTTTGATTGTACCGGAGCTGGCGTCGCACGAATATGAACGTCTGCTCGCGCAGGCGACAAATAATCGCGGTGCACGCTTTGCGGAAGTGCTGACATTTCGGCGCATTGCAAATCGTGTGTTTTCGGAAGCGGGCGGATTGGCAGAAGTGCAGCTGACACCGGCAGGACGCTTGCTTGTATTATATGAAGCGGTGCGCGCGTCTGCGGATGCGTTGGATGTATACAGCGGTGCGATTCGCAGACCGGATGTTTTGCGTGATTTGCTGCAAATCATAGATGAGATGAAAACCAACGGCATAACACCGGAACAAATGCTGCAGGCTTCGGCGGAAGCGGAAGGACATCTGGCGGAAAAACTGCGCGATCTCGGTCAAATCGGTGCGGTATATGAGACCCTGACACAGGAGGATCTGCCGGATCCGCGCGATCAGATGACAAAAATCGCGCAGAGACTGCCGGATTGTACGATTTTTGACGGAGCAGAGCTGTACTTAGATCGGTTCGATCAGTTTAACAAGCAGGAATTGGAAATTCTTGCGGCGCTGCTGCGGCGTCATGTGCCGATGACAATAGCCCTCACAGGGGATCTCCATCAACCGGAACTGTTTCCGGAAACCATGCATGCAGTATCGCGCCTCAAGCGTCTGGCGGGGGCGCACGGCGAATCGCTGGACATCGAACGCATGGAGCAAATGGTGATGCCGCGTCCGCATGACTTGAAAATAGCGGAGGCATACGGATTGTCTGCCGGTACACAGCAATTTGACAGCGATCAGACCAGTATCCATCTTCACGCTGCCGGCAACTTGTTTTCCGAGTGTGAATTTGCGGCGGCATATATCCGAAAATTGCTGCGTGAAACCGATGCGCGGCGGCGGGATATTGTCGTGACAGCGCGAAATTTTGACGCCTATGCACCGGTGCTGGAATTGGTGTTTGAACGCTATCAAATTCCGATTTTTTTGAGTGAAAAACATGACATTTTGCAAAAGCCAGTGCTGGCGCTTGTCGGTTCGGCACTGCACACGGTCACAAACGGCTGGCGGTATGAGGATATGTTCGCGTATCTCAAAACCGGATTTGCGGGACTGACGGCGGAGGAATGCGATTTGCTGGAAAATTATGTGCTGTTCCGGCGCATCCGCGGCAGCAAGTGGCTGCAGCCGTTTGCGGGACATCCAGACAGCTTTGGCGGCGAATTGGATGATAAAGCGCGGGAAAAGCTCGCAGCACTCAATGTACTGCGCGAAAAAGCAGTGCAGCCGCTGCTGGCATTGCAGCAGGACTTGGAACAGGCGCAGACCGCAGCACAGTATGCACAGGCTTTGTATGCCTTTTTGGAGCGCATCGGCGCACCGGACAGCATTGCTGCGCGTGCGCAGCTGCATGAGGACGCCGGACGGCTGCAAACAGCGGAAGAATATCGCCAGCTGTGGGAGATTCTCATGCAGGCGATGGAGCAGTTTGCCTGGGTACAGGGTGATACAGAGATGGAAACCGATGCGTTTGTCACGATGCTCGGCTTGGTGCTCACAGAATATGATGTCGGAACCATTCCGGTTTCTCTGGATCGTGTGACCTGCGGTTCGATTGACCGCGTGTGCAAGACCGGCATTCCGCATTTGCTGGTGCTCGGCGTCAATGACGGCGTTCTGCCGTCCGCCGGTGAAGGCGGCGGCATCCTGTCTGACAGCGACCGCGCGCAGCTGCTCGGCTTGGAAGTGGAATTGGAGACCAGCGAGGAGCGCATGGAGCAGGAGCAGGCGGCGTTATACCGCGTGCTGGCATCCGCTTCGCAGGATTTGCTGCTGTCGTGGAGCACAGCAGGCGCGGATGGAGAAAAACGACCTTCGTTTTTGGTTGGCGCACTGCGGCAATTGCTCAGCGGTCTGCCGGAGACGAGAGAAAATGAACTGGAGCAGAGCTATCGGCTGGAAGCAGAGCGTCCTCGTTTTGATTTGGCGTGCTGCGGCGCATCGAGAGACAGCTCACCGGCGGCACAGGCGGCGCTCCGTGCGCAGCCGACACCGATTCAGCCGATGGAACAATCTGTGCGCGGTCCGCTGCGCAATCCGGATGTCGTCCATCAGCTGTATGGAAAAAAACTGCGCATGACGGCGTCGCGTGTCGATGCGTTTTATCGCTGCCAGTACGCATATTTTCTGCGCTATGGTTTGCGGGCAAAGGAACGCCGCCGCGCGTCCTTTGATGCACCGGAAACCGGCACGTTTTTGCATTTTGTGCTGGAACATACACTCAAGCAAGTGCGGGAGCAATATCCGGACAGGTTGCCGGAGACAGAGACGGTACACAAGCTGGCGCGGCGCTGGACGACGATTTATGTCGAGACACAGCTCGGCGGATTGGAACAGTATTCGGCGCGATTCCGACATTTGTTCCGCCGGCTGCTGCATATGACCGATAGCGTATTGGATAATTTGCTGGAGGAGATGGCGCGTTCGGACTTTGAGCCGATTGACTTTGAATTGGATTTTTCGTGGCAGGGAGATCTGCCGCCGATTCTCATCAACAGCGCGGGCGAAACGTTGGAACTGAATGGCAAGGTTGACCGCGTGGACGGATATGTGCAGGACGGTACATTATATATTCGCGTGCTCGACTACAAGAGCGGCGCGAAGAAATTCGAGCTGGCTGACCTGTGGTACGGGCTGAATGTCCAGCTGCTGCTGTATTTGTTTGCGATTGAAAAGCAGGGGTTGCAGCGGTATCAAGACAAGCTCGCCCAGCGCATTGACCGCATTGTTCCGGCGGGCGCGCTGTATGTTCCGGCGAAGCAGGTTGTCGTGGACGCCAAGCGCGATGCGGCGGAGGAAGAACTGGACGCCATGCGCAAAAAACAGCTGCGCCGTTCGGGCTTGCTGCTGGATGAGAAGGCGATTCTTGACGCGATGGAACACGATGTCAAAAAGGACGCGGCATTTTTGCCGCTTGGCTACTTGGCATCCGGAGATAAACCAAATAAAAGCAGCTTGTCCAATTTGGCAAGCATAGAAAAGCTGGGCAAGCTGAGCGGGCACATCCGCCGCGTGCTCGGAGAGATGGGACACGAGCTGATGCACGGCAGCATGGATGCCAAACCGGTGCGCCGCGGACCGGCGGAGGACACCTGTGCATGGTGCCCGTATCGCGCGATTTGCCGGTTTGACACACGATTGGGAGACAAGCCGCATACCATCAAAAAGATTCCGGCAGAAGAATTTTGGCAGGGCATTGCAGAAGAAGAGAAGGGAGAGCACAAGCATGGGCGTTTCATGGACCGATGA
- the sigG gene encoding RNA polymerase sporulation sigma factor SigG, giving the protein MPNKVEICGINTSRLEVLSAEETDALLRRSVSGDRAARERLISCNLRLVLRVIQRFSGRGESMDDLFQVGCIGLMKSIDNFNVELNVRFSTYAVPMIIGEIRRYLRDNSSIRVSRSMRDTAYRALQAKEAFVNANQREPTIEELSRAMQIPREDIVFALDAILDPVSLYEPVFENGGDAVYVMDQVGDTKNTDEHWLEQIALKEAMRQLSSREQNILRMRFFEGRTQMEVADEIHISQAQVSRLEKSALAHMRKQI; this is encoded by the coding sequence ATGCCGAATAAAGTAGAGATCTGCGGAATCAACACCTCACGGCTGGAGGTATTGTCCGCCGAGGAAACCGATGCCCTGCTGCGCCGCAGCGTCAGCGGTGACCGAGCCGCCCGCGAACGGCTGATTTCCTGTAACCTGCGTCTGGTGCTCCGCGTCATCCAGCGCTTTTCCGGACGCGGAGAAAGCATGGATGATTTGTTTCAGGTCGGCTGCATCGGTCTGATGAAATCCATCGACAATTTCAATGTGGAGCTAAACGTTCGATTTTCCACCTATGCCGTCCCAATGATTATCGGTGAAATCCGCCGCTATCTGCGCGACAACAGCTCGATTCGTGTCTCCCGCTCCATGAGAGACACCGCCTATCGCGCCCTGCAGGCGAAAGAAGCATTTGTCAACGCCAACCAGCGCGAACCCACGATAGAAGAATTATCCCGCGCCATGCAAATTCCGCGAGAAGATATTGTCTTTGCGCTGGACGCCATTCTCGATCCGGTATCTTTATATGAGCCGGTATTTGAAAACGGCGGTGATGCGGTCTACGTCATGGATCAGGTCGGTGACACCAAAAATACCGATGAGCACTGGCTGGAGCAAATCGCGCTCAAAGAAGCCATGCGGCAGCTGTCCAGCCGAGAACAAAACATTCTGCGCATGCGTTTTTTCGAAGGGCGCACACAGATGGAAGTTGCCGATGAAATCCATATTTCACAGGCGCAGGTATCGCGCTTGGAAAAAAGCGCTCTCGCCCACATGCGAAAACAAATCTAA
- a CDS encoding sirohydrochlorin cobaltochelatase — protein MKQAMVVVSFGTSVPEAMKAIENIERTAEQVCGQPVYRAFTSRIIRKKLRERDGIDIPDPHTLFEHLIAQGYDSIHCLTTHVIAGIEYEQLCADAAQFPQVHMARPLLWSESDYDACVHAVMHNIPARRENEALLLMGHGTEHFANAAYCELEHKFRTEGYANVYVGTVEGYPQLDSIIPQLQAAKIKRIVLMPFLIVAGDHARNDLSGDAPDSWKSQLEALGFETRTVLMGLGEIPEIAQKFAGHLKEME, from the coding sequence ATGAAGCAAGCAATGGTTGTCGTCAGCTTTGGAACCTCTGTGCCGGAGGCCATGAAAGCGATTGAAAACATCGAACGCACTGCCGAGCAGGTCTGCGGACAGCCGGTATATCGCGCCTTCACCTCGCGGATCATCCGCAAAAAATTGCGCGAACGCGACGGCATCGACATTCCCGACCCGCATACGCTGTTCGAACACTTAATCGCGCAAGGATATGACAGCATTCATTGTCTGACCACGCACGTCATCGCCGGCATCGAATACGAGCAGCTGTGCGCTGACGCCGCACAATTTCCGCAAGTCCATATGGCACGCCCGCTGTTATGGTCGGAATCCGATTACGATGCTTGTGTCCACGCCGTCATGCACAACATTCCTGCGCGCCGAGAAAACGAAGCACTGCTTCTCATGGGGCATGGAACCGAACACTTTGCCAACGCAGCGTATTGTGAATTGGAGCACAAATTCCGTACAGAGGGCTATGCCAACGTCTATGTCGGCACCGTAGAGGGCTATCCTCAGCTGGACAGCATCATTCCTCAGCTTCAAGCTGCCAAAATCAAAAGGATTGTGCTCATGCCGTTTCTCATCGTCGCCGGAGATCACGCCCGCAACGACCTGTCCGGAGATGCTCCGGACAGCTGGAAAAGTCAGCTCGAAGCACTTGGTTTTGAAACGCGAACCGTCCTTATGGGACTCGGTGAAATTCCGGAAATCGCGCAGAAATTCGCAGGTCATTTGAAGGAGATGGAATAA
- a CDS encoding PqqD family protein, with protein sequence MKLKSTIILRKIAGETILIPVGEDAVRVNGLITVNEVGALICEQLKEERTVDALVAAVTAQFDVDAQTARTDIASFIHTLEENDLLA encoded by the coding sequence ATGAAACTGAAATCAACGATAATTTTACGAAAAATTGCGGGAGAAACAATTCTGATTCCGGTTGGAGAAGATGCGGTTCGAGTAAATGGACTGATCACTGTGAATGAAGTCGGGGCGCTTATTTGCGAACAATTAAAAGAGGAACGAACGGTGGACGCACTTGTAGCGGCTGTGACGGCGCAGTTTGATGTTGACGCACAGACTGCTCGGACGGATATTGCATCGTTTATTCATACATTAGAAGAAAATGATTTATTGGCATAA
- a CDS encoding radical SAM protein — translation MSTSYSRFVDYLTYKAIQTGTPLSGTFELTARCNLDCKMCYIHKRANDPAAKREELTTEQWIALAKAAQEQGMLLLLLTGGEPFVRRDFFDIYDACTALGLSVSINTNGTCITPEIIKRLKRNAPARINITLYGASPETYEKLCGDASAYERAYQAVLGLQKTGIPVKLNYSVTPYNRDDLLEVCKFAEEQHLPIQPATYMFPPIRACEHGCCSNERLSAQQAAQASFAYDCFRFSRDVMMKRCKELLKGGIVDDPMTECQELPTERIRCRAGASAFWVTYHGQMRPCGMMQVPSFSVSEYGFSGAWEKIRDAREKILLPAACTECAMKNACEFCPATCYAENQNFETVPTYNCQKTIAYLRLAQKFIRQ, via the coding sequence ATGTCGACATCTTATTCGCGATTTGTGGATTATTTGACGTATAAAGCAATCCAGACCGGCACGCCGCTCTCCGGCACATTTGAGCTGACGGCACGCTGTAATTTGGACTGCAAAATGTGCTATATCCATAAACGAGCCAATGACCCTGCCGCAAAACGGGAGGAACTGACAACAGAGCAGTGGATTGCGCTTGCGAAAGCAGCACAGGAGCAGGGAATGCTGCTGTTGTTGCTGACCGGCGGCGAACCGTTTGTCCGCCGCGATTTCTTTGATATTTACGATGCCTGCACGGCATTGGGGCTGTCGGTTTCTATCAATACGAACGGAACGTGCATCACACCGGAAATCATCAAACGATTGAAGCGAAATGCTCCGGCGCGTATCAACATTACATTATACGGCGCAAGTCCGGAAACATATGAAAAATTATGCGGAGATGCATCGGCATATGAGAGAGCATATCAGGCTGTTTTGGGCTTGCAGAAAACTGGAATTCCTGTGAAATTAAATTACAGCGTAACACCGTACAATCGCGATGACTTGCTGGAGGTTTGCAAATTTGCCGAGGAACAGCACTTGCCGATTCAGCCTGCAACATATATGTTCCCGCCGATACGTGCTTGTGAACATGGCTGTTGTTCCAATGAACGGCTGTCTGCACAACAAGCTGCACAGGCGAGCTTTGCGTATGACTGCTTCCGTTTTTCCAGAGATGTGATGATGAAAAGATGCAAAGAATTGCTCAAAGGCGGCATTGTAGATGACCCGATGACGGAATGTCAGGAATTGCCGACCGAGCGCATTCGCTGCCGCGCAGGCGCGTCCGCTTTCTGGGTAACATATCATGGACAAATGCGTCCGTGCGGCATGATGCAGGTGCCGTCCTTTTCTGTTTCGGAATATGGATTTTCCGGCGCTTGGGAAAAAATTCGTGATGCCAGAGAAAAAATTCTGCTTCCGGCAGCTTGCACAGAATGCGCGATGAAAAATGCGTGTGAATTTTGTCCGGCTACCTGCTATGCGGAAAATCAAAATTTTGAAACTGTGCCGACGTATAATTGTCAAAAGACCATTGCATATTTGCGGCTGGCACAGAAATTTATCAGACAATAA